Proteins found in one Crassostrea angulata isolate pt1a10 chromosome 3, ASM2561291v2, whole genome shotgun sequence genomic segment:
- the LOC128177385 gene encoding spidroin-1-like — translation MIPAVLLLCLVAGAITLPVNTDYYPKPQGYGGRKINGGFIGINNNGFESSILGLNGGNSAAAAAAASGLNSAAAAAAASNAASTGFNNGFDAEFGLFGGNSAVAAAAAAAASSAQRTSFNGLQGHSEQHLIGSNYGPFVHQVQPVQFQAVQQFPGLGGSAAAAAAAAAGQQSAAAAAAAAAGQNAAAAAAAAAGRNAAAAAAAAAGQNAAAAAAASASGANFGSHLGIRGSQFAGQIGGQFVQPSPYYPNVVGQNSGSAAAAAAAAASNNAAAAAAASASANGFNGGIIGGSTGVIGSRFVPGKKY, via the coding sequence ATGATCCCTGCTGTTCTCCTTCTTTGCCTCGTTGCTGGCGCTATCACTCTGCCAGTCAACACTGACTACTATCCTAAACCTCAAGGATATGGAGGACGTAAAATTAATGGCGGTTTCATCGGCATCAACAACAACGGATTTGAAAGCAGCATCTTGGGGCTTAACGGTGGAAAttctgctgctgctgctgctgccgCAAGCGGCTTGAACTCCGCTGCCGCCGCCGCTGCTGCCTCCAATGCAGCTTCAACAGGTTTTAACAATGGATTTGATGCTGAATTTGGATTGTTTGGAGGAAACTCAGCTGTCGCTGCTGCTGCCGCTGCTGCTGCATCATCTGCACAAAGGACATCATTCAATGGACTCCAAGGGCACTCAGAACAGCATTTAATTGGCTCTAACTACGGACCATTCGTTCATCAGGTTCAACCCGTACAATTCCAAGCTGTTCAACAATTTCCAGGTCTGGGAGGTTCCGCTGCTGCTGCTGCCGCCGCTGCTGCTGGTCAGCAAAGTGCAGCCGCTGCTGCTGCCGCCGCTGCTGGTCAAAATGCTGCCGCTGCTGCTGCCGCCGCTGCTGGTAGAAACGCCGCCGCAGCTGCCGCCGCTGCAGCTGGACAAAATGCTGCCGCTGCTGCTGCTGCCTCTGCATCTGGTGCTAACTTCGGATCTCATTTAGGAATTAGAGGTTCCCAGTTTGCTGGTCAGATTGGTGGTCAATTTGTTCAGCCATCTCCCTACTACCCCAATGTTGTCGGACAAAACTCTGGATCTGCCGCCGCTGCTGCTGCTGCCGCTGCCTCTAACAATGCAGCTGCTGCCGCCGCCGCTTCAGCTTCTGCCAATGGATTTAATGGTGGAATTATTGGAGGATCAACTGGTGTCATTGGTTCAAGATTTGTACCAGGaaagaaatattaa